In one Mauremys mutica isolate MM-2020 ecotype Southern chromosome 3, ASM2049712v1, whole genome shotgun sequence genomic region, the following are encoded:
- the GPR31 gene encoding 12-(S)-hydroxy-5,8,10,14-eicosatetraenoic acid receptor, producing MTNSNCSVYNEAVEIAMNILLILEFLLGLTSNAIALWTFYFRLKIWKPHAVYLLNLVIADVLLNICLPFRLVLALRFSTIEKWDYRDLLCSVILFALSLSQAVSIAFLTAVALDRYFRVVHPNNKTSFLTARNARVIACLVWLLAIGLTVEILVAPRPKNSTECRSFTLQGEANFYSIWHVIIFFLEFLVPFGLILFCTVGIIRKLKKSPRDLSSQPKLQKAMLLVIAVVVVFGVCFLPSVLGRVLVYILQSFESCAAFRFAVNVFDVTICWTYLNSALDPIVYCFSSPTFRSSYRKIFNSLRVRRNEVEPQTLDISKDSES from the coding sequence ATGACAAATTCTAACTGCTCTGTTTACAATGAGGCTGTGGAAATTGCCATGAACATCCTACTAATTTTGGAATTTTTGCTGGGACTCACAAGCAATGCTATTGCTCTGTGGACATTCTACTTCCGTTTGAAAATTTGGAAGCCACACGCTGTCTACTTGCTCAACCTGGTTATCGCAGATGTCTTGCTGAACATTTGCCTGCCGTTTCGACTGGTGCTTGCTCTCAGGTTTAGCACTATAGAGAAATGGGATTATAGAGATCTACTCTGTTCAGTAATACTCTTTGCACTGTCTCTTTCCCAAGCTGTCTCCATCGCATTCCTCACTGCTGTGGCTCTGGATCGCTATTTCCGGGTTGTCCACCCTAACAATAAAACCAGCTTTCTCACAGCCAGGAATGCTAGAGTCATTGCTTGCTTGGTTTGGCTTTTAGCAATTGGATTGACTGTTGAGATCCTGGTTGCTCCTCGACCCAAAAACTCTACTGAGTGCCGCAGTTTCACCCTACAAGGAGAGGCCAATTTCTACAGCATCTGGCATGTCATCATATTCTTTTTGGAGTTTCTCGTTCCCTTTGGCCTCATTTTGTTTTGCACAGTTGGCATCATCAGGAAGCTGAAGAAGAGCCCTCGTGATTTGAGCAGTCAACCTAAGCTGCAGAAAGCCATGTTGTTAGTGATtgcagtggtggtggtgttcGGAGTTTGCTTCCTGCCTAGCGTGTTGGGCAGAGTGCTTGTGTATATTCTCCAAAGCTTTGAAAGTTGTGCAGCGTTTCGTTTTGCTGTGAATGTATTTGATGTTACTATCTGCTGGACCTATCTCAACAGTGCTTTGGACCCCATCGTGTACTGCTTCTCAAGCCCGACTTTTCGAAGTTCCTATAGAAAGATCTTTAACTCTCTAAGGGTGAGAAGAAATGAAGTGGAACCTCAGACCTTGGACATTTCCAAAGATTCTGAAAGTTGA